From the Drechmeria coniospora strain ARSEF 6962 chromosome 02, whole genome shotgun sequence genome, the window CGAAAGGAGTCGAGCTCCGAGTCGAAGCCTAAAGGTGCTGCCGAGTCTGGAGCCATGGAGGTGTGACGGCACGTTTGCCGTAGCTGGGATTGAACGATGCAGCACGGGGATTTCCGACGTCTGCTGATGGCTAAATATGTCGACTAGCAGGAAGGAATGGGTGATGGAGAGATAATCTAGGAGCAGTTCTATGATGAGTAAAGGATAAAAGGATAAAAGGAGGAAAGTTGAGTCGTTGAGGGACGGATTTAGGTTGAATGATGTCTGCGCTGAGAACGAGTGACATGGACCAGCGCTGGCTCTAGTACCTGTAGTAGCTGGCTGTccctgtaagtacacctacggtatagtacagtacagctgAACGGTTGTGGTGAGTGTTGTTCCCGCCAATCACAGCGATGACAGGCACTTGATGCGAACAAGATGTTTTCATCATTTCTGTTGCCAATGGTTTTGCGAATCACCACGTCCAAGTAACAAAAATAAAAGATCGCTCGACACGGAGATGCTACCATGAAGAACTATACGGCTTAGTCATTCAAGCATacatgtgtactgtacgtgcaccgTTCCCTTCGTCTCACCTTGACGAGCCTGCTTCTGGACGCCGCCCACGGAGGACAATCTGTGCCGGGCAGCATGTCATGCCGAGCAAGGCGGGATACCGGCCATGTTGCGCTTGCCAGTGGACAGAACAAGATGACCCATTGCATTGTGCGTCGAATACCCTTCTGTGGACGCAAGGAAGCAAGCGACGGCGTAGGCGTTGTGGATGCTCGTCCAAACCTCGGGCCTGACCAGGTCACCGTACCTCAagcctgtgctccgtacagacaAACAAGACTCCATTTTCATCCATCAAAAAGATCCCTGAGCGCTATGTAGCAAAGTGGAAAGAGTCCCCAAGACCATGGTATGTGAAAAGCATCCGTAGGGGGCTCTtgcaaccccccccccccggccaACAACTCCGCAcgggcaccgccgccgtctcagTCCATATccatgccgtcctcggccatgtcgtcgtcgtcaatcTTGACCCGCAGTCTCTTCTTTTCGCCGCCAAACACCTTGCtcttcttggccgtcgccgccatggactCCTCGACCAGTTCCTCCATGTCGGCGCCCGTCTCGAGCGCCAGCTCCTCGAGTCGCTTCTTTTCGCTGCCGCGCATGCGCGGCAGCAGGTGCTCGTTCTCGGCCACGAGCTTACGGGCCACGGCcagctcgcgctcgcgcttGCCAGCCATGCGCTTCTTGTAGAAGACGCGCTCGCGGCGGCTGCGCACCTCGCTGATGCGCTGCATGGCCATGAGCGTCTTCTGAACCAGCTCGCGGTCGTAGCGCACGGGCTCGTTGCGCTTGGCGCCGAAGAGCAGCGTCGAGTCGACCGTCATCTCCTTGCCGGCGTTGCGGCGGTACGCCTTGGTCCACTTGAGCTTGCGTGGGTTGCGCTTCATCTTGAAGTTGCGATGACATTTCGATCGGCAGAAACGAAAGGCCTTGGCTATCGCATGAAAATTGTCAGTCCAACCGACAAGAAGGTCATCCCCGGCTCGGGCCCCGGCTGGGGAGAGTTTGTCTTACCATCGTTTCTCACAAACGTGATGCCCTTGGACGGGTAGGACGGCCGCCCGCAAAAATAACAGGGCTCGATCCTAAAGCCACATCAGCGCCGATCATGACTATTCGCTTTGGAAGGAAAACGTACCGCATCTTCGGTGCTGGCGCGAGGTGCTCTGCGACGATGATCTTGACCGATCGCAGACGGACGGCGACTTCAAATCGGCGAGCAAAATCAAAATCGACAACTTTTCGCTTAGTCATGCACCAGCCCCTCCAGGGACGGAGAGAACTTTGGAAAAATTGCGTATCGATAGCAAAAGAAGTTTATCGATAGGAACCATTTTAGCTCCAAACTTAAGGCCAATCAGATGTCGATTCTGACGGTGCAGGGAACTCGAATGACGACCCCGTTTGAGCTtatcgccgacgacggggagggTGGTTTCTTGCCCCAAAAATGGTCCGGCTTGTGATAGCAGAAGACGAACAAATCTCCGTCGACTCCCACTCCCGCCACGACTCCCATTTCTCATACTTCATCACCCTCGCAACACGGCCATTTTCCTCTTCCGCACCGTCATCCCGATAGCCCACACTAACGACATCTCCATCCCATCTTTGTTCGGCCAGCAGAGTTCGCGAGCGACGGCACTTGATTTGTCGGATGACGTTTTGATGTCGCCCCTGGCCTCGCCCACCATCCCTCACGGCAGCTCCAAGGGTCAAAACCACGACAGGATAGAGAGGAAGGAGGTCGCCATGGATCGCACGGCCGATCCGGAGGGAGAAGAGGGCCGCTTCGAATTCGACATTACGGCGTCGCAAAAGATGATCTCGGCCATGTCGGGAAGCCTGCTTACGTCGCTGCTGAGTGCGCCGAGCCCTGCCATTGCGAAACGTCTTGGTGCTTGCTGACCGACACGGCTCCAGTGACCCCCCTCGACGTTGTCCGGGTCCGACTGCAGTCGCAGAGGATGCCATCACCTTCGGTTGACTTTTCCCGCCTCGCGCTGACGACAAACTCCCTCACACCTGCCCagacggccgagctcggcatcaCGTCCTGCTGCCGTGAAgtcttcttcgccggcaACACCGCCGTGTATTGCgtcgcggcgccgaggatgggaggcctggcggcggccaacTCCTCGCCCCCCAGCGACTGCGCAGTGCAGGAGGTCCAGAAGAAGACGTACAACTCCACCATGGACGGCTTTCGCAAGATCGCCCGCAACGAGGGCGTCTTGACGCTGTGGAGGGGACTGTCGCCGAccctggccatggccgttCCGGCGAACATCATCTACTTTACCGGCTACGATTGGCTTCGATACAACCAGACGAGCCCCTTCtccgccttctccgccgacTATGCCCCCCTCACCTCCGGAATGGTTGCCCGGAtgttggcggcgacggctgtcGGACCCATCGAGCTGGTGCGGACGAGAATGCAAGCGGCGCccgggtcgtcgacgacaaacCACCTGCTGGAGGCCTTTGACGGGATCCGGGACATGGTTGCCGTCCACGGCTACACCTCGCTCTGGAGAGGGTTGACCCTGACCCTCTGGCGGGATGTCCCCTTCTCCGGCATATACTGGTGGGGTTACGAGACGATTCGGTCGAAGCTGACGGAGATGCGCAAAGACAAACAGGGTCGATCCGTCTCCCATTCCGACTCGTCCCAGCTCGCCCGACTGCGGTTTCAGAGCCGCGAGAAGCACACGGAGACGTTCATCGACAGCTTCAGCGCGGGCGCCTTGTCGGGCGCCTTGGCTTCCATCGTGACGACGCCGTTTGACGTGGGCAAGACGCGAACGCAGGTCTTTCACGAGTCGACccggtcgtcggcatcggccgcgacggctaCGCGCGCGCCCGAGGAGAGAAGCATGGTGCGGCTGCTGATGCACATTTTCCAAACCGAAGGCATCTCGGGCTTGTGGAAAGGCTGGATCCCGAGGACGCTGAAGGTGGCACCCGCTTGCGCCATCATGATCAGCAGCTACGAGGTCGGCAAGCGAGTATTCCGGGGCGTCAATGCCCGCGCGGTGCAGCAGGACGAAGGCTCATAGCCGCCAGGAGCGGCACTCGACATGGGGATTCAGAGTACGGCATGGGCATGGCGTTTGGCTGTTCGTAGCGACTCACTCTTGATATGCAAATAGCGGCCGGGTGCGATGTATTTTGATGGTGATTTTGGCCATAGATTAGACCGTGTACGATTACCCGAAGCTGGTAGACACATCACCAAGAACACAAACATGCTTCTTCCATACTTCCATGCCATGATGTGAATGAGGCATCCCGACGGATCATGAAACGTCAAATAAGTACGCACGTACTATTTATCCCCTCCGCTCGCTGGTGTATACAAGCATATTTGGATAGGGTCGAtgcgagcagcagcacgaACTATGCTGGACAGAAATGGATCTCCCATTCTGTTCGGCGACGCGACGGGGAAAAAAGGATTAATATTTCATCGTTCTCGAAACAAATCCACCGAGCCAGCCATTTGTAGTCTTTTGTATCGGTGGTGTGAATGGCTCAGTTTGGCTTTATCAAGCATTTATACGTATCTGTATGGAGTATTGGCAGTAGTGCTTGGTAGTGCTGGTGGGAAGATTTCGTCACGAAGCGGGTCACCAAACCGACTTCAACACACGCaccgcatcgccatcgaggccACTTTGGCCTTTTCCCTTCGCCAGCGACATGTACACGCTCTCCAACGTAGCGAAGCACCACTTCTCGGGCACAGAAGACGTCTATGTGCTCGACCTGCACCGGACGTCGGCGGGGCTCGCGGCCATCACTTCGGACCAGCAGCTGACACTGCTTGATCCCACACAgtttggcggcggcggccccgcGGCGAGCTGGCAGGTCGAGCACGGCAACGTGACGACGCTTCGAGTCTTTGACGCCGACAATGGTCTCGTCTGCACCGCGGGCGAGGATGGGAGCGTCGGCGTGTGGGACCTGAGGAGTCGCGGCCCCGGTGCGCGGGTCGCCCAGTTCAAAGGTGTGTTTTTATTTCCCTTTCCCAACCCGAGGACGATGAGATGAGCACACGGCGGGAGCGACTACAGGAGTATGCCGCAGAAAAAGTACGCCGCAACAAGAGGTCGCAGTATGGACGGCAGGGAGCAGTGGTGCTGACGATGATCGTCagccgccgcggcctcgaTCCTGAGCATGGCCTGCAGTCCGAGCACGCAGACGATTGCTGTGGGCACCGAGCTCGCGAACCACGTGGCCTCGGTGCACCTGTGGGATGTacggtcgacgccgtcgcccaagGCAGAGTACCAAGAGGTGCACTCGGACGACGTGACAACGCTCCGCTTCCACCCCTCAGACCCGGCACTGTTGCTGAGCGGTTCgaccgacggcctcgtcaacGTCTACGACACGCGCCAGCcggacgaagacgaggtgACGCTGCAGACGCTCAACCACAACGCCTCCATCCACGATGCCGGCTTTCTCTCCGCCACGGAGATCTTTGCCCTTTCGCACGATGAGCACTTTGCCCTCTACGACGTGTCCGACGAGAACCCGACGGGCGACGCCTCGCAAACTTTTGGCGACCTGCGCGagacgctcggcggcggcacccaGTACGTTGCCGGCGTGACGCCCAAGACGGACGGAAGCGGTGCCATCATCGGCGCCGGATCACAAGAGTGCGTTCctgacccccccccccccccccttttttttttctgcCCTCGGCATCTTCGTAGATCTAGCGATCCGTCCCATGTCGATCGGTGCACCCGAGGCCGGTCGAAATTGGGTGGGCGAAACTAACATCAATGTCCCGGCGCAGCAAGCAAACGTTTGAGCTCATCTTCATGGCCCGCCACCCGGCCGAGCCGTCATGGGTTCTGGACCGAGGCAATAGCGTGAGCTTGCCGCGGGcgcacggcgacgagattGTCCGTTCCTTTTGCTTCTTTGACGATGAGAAGCTGGTCTTCACGGCCGGGGAGGACGGAAATATCAAGGCATGGCGTCCCGGGAGCTAATCAACCAAACCCTGCGGTCGCCGACGCGTGAAACTACTTGCGCCACGGATACCAAGTTGATACCACGAATGAAAACATCTCCGCCCATGACGATGTCGGGCGTTCAAATCCCGAAGCATGGAGCAGCCAATATTCGCCTCCTCCACTTGACCATGACGGTGCACTTGGTGCTTTTCTCGCGGCCACCCGCGTTCTCTTGCCGAGGAACTCGTTACTTGCACCCCCCTTGACAGAACGAATGGTGCGCATATTCGGAGCTGAGCAAGATTGGCTGCCCACGCCTTGTATCCACTCCCCGAGGGTACTCTTACATGGAGAAACGCATGCGCCCGAAGCCAGCATCGTTCCGTCTGGGTGTCAGAATCTCGACCATGTTTCCGTCCATTCAGTCGTGCGTGATTTGCCCGCGCCGGGTTTCCCACCAGGTTCTACGCACGCAATCTTTCATCTCAATACATGCACGAAAAAAACGATGCAAGGTGCAAGAATGGGAAATGAGCCGTGGGCCGTCTATTGCCAGCTCTTCGTGAGCAATCCTTTCCCCTTGCCCCCCTTCTCGTGGTCGCGCATCTTGAGTATCAGCTCCCCGAACAGGCCATTGGCCCATCCAAACCACGAACGGGTGAAATCGAACCCCCTCCAGGAGTTGACGCTTTCGTGCAGGACGCCGTAGCCAGAGGTCGAATCCAATATCATGCGCACCTGcttctcgacctcggcgtcggcgtcgtccaagCCCGACATGGGGTCCAatgccgtcatggccgcgacgacggctgccaTGGGCCACGCCTTGCCGGGGCCCACGTGCGGGCCGCCGACTGCCGACAAGACGGGGCCGCGCATAAAGTACGAGTTGTGCTCGCTGAGGATGAAGCGGCGGGTGTTGCGATAGATCTCGGCATAGTCCCGAGCAGGCTTGCCCGTGGACGTGTCCTGGGAATTCGCGTTGGTAAAGTTCCAGAGCGGCATCGCCAGCAGCGAGGGAATGTTggcgtcgtccatgacgtTGGCCCCACCGTAGCCGTCGACTTCGTAGGCGAAGATGTCGCCAAAGTCTGGGCggttgacgatggcgtcCTTGTCGATGCCCCGAcggatgccggcggcgaggtccttCATATCCTGCGTCAGCTTGgtggcgagctcgccgtcgagcttggACATGATGACGGAGGCGGATTCGAGGTAGGCGGCAAACATCATGTTGGCCGGCACGAGGAACTGGAAGATGGTGGCGTCGTCGGAGGGTCGAAAGGCGGTGCGGACCATGCCGTTCTCCCGAATGGGGTTTCCGATGCCGTCGTTTGTCAGCGTCTCGCTGCCGCGATTCGTCCAGCCGGTAAAGGTCCAGGCCGACTTCTCGACCTTGCCATCCTTGGCGTAGGTGCCGAGGCGCATGGCGCCGgaggccttgacggcggccccgacggcggcgatccAGTTGTACTTTTGGAAGAAGGCGTGGTCCCCAGTCTTCTCGAAATAGGCAACCGAGACTTGAAGGAAGGAGGCGAGCGAATCCAGCTCC encodes:
- a CDS encoding Mitochondrial carrier domain protein, whose amino-acid sequence is MSPLASPTIPHGSSKGQNHDRIERKEVAMDRTADPEGEEGRFEFDITASQKMISAMSGSLLTSLLMTPLDVVRVRLQSQRMPSPSVDFSRLALTTNSLTPAQTAELGITSCCREVFFAGNTAVYCVAAPRMGGLAAANSSPPSDCAVQEVQKKTYNSTMDGFRKIARNEGVLTLWRGLSPTLAMAVPANIIYFTGYDWLRYNQTSPFSAFSADYAPLTSGMVARMLAATAVGPIELVRTRMQAAPGSSTTNHLLEAFDGIRDMVAVHGYTSLWRGLTLTLWRDVPFSGIYWWGYETIRSKLTEMRKDKQGRSVSHSDSSQLARLRFQSREKHTETFIDSFSAGALSGALASIVTTPFDVGKTRTQVFHESTRSSASAATATRAPEERSMVRLLMHIFQTEGISGLWKGWIPRTLKVAPACAIMISSYEVGKRVFRGVNARAVQQDEGS